Proteins from one Triticum aestivum cultivar Chinese Spring chromosome 7A, IWGSC CS RefSeq v2.1, whole genome shotgun sequence genomic window:
- the LOC123151135 gene encoding protein DETOXIFICATION 35, which translates to MGSVADDSEEVSTVGEASRMVWEESKRLWGIGTPIAIATLSMYAVSSVTTIFVGHLGNLPLAAASIGLSVFATFALGFLLGMGSALETLCGQAFGAGQVAMLGVYLQRSWIVLIGAALLMVPFYVFAEPLLLALGQDPEVAREAARFALYILPGAFSFAVNFPTAKFLQAQSKVLVLAWIGIAGLCFHVAVTYVLVTVLGWGSAGAALAYDLSLWAIALGQAAYIIGWCKDGWRGWSMAAFNDMWAFVRLSLESAVMLCLEIWYLGMITVLTGDLQDAQIAVDSLGVCMNINGWEGMIFIGLNAAISVRVSNELGSGRPRAAMHAVIVVIGESLLIGLLCMALVLIFRDNFASIYTSDVELRQAVSKIAGLLGLTMVLNSVQPVLSGVAIGGGWQGLVAYINLGCYYIFGLPLGYLLGYKFNYGVGGIWAGMLCGVALQTLILLVIVWRTDWNAEAALASSRVRKWGGTEATKPLLEEN; encoded by the exons ATGGGGTCCGTCGCCGACGACTCGGAGGAGGTGAGCACCGTGGGGGAGGCCTCGCGGATGGTGTGGGAGGAGTCCAAGCGCCTCTGGGGCATCGGCACGCCCATCGCCATCGCCACGCTCAGCATGTACGCCGTCAGCTCCGTCACCACCATCTTCGTCGGCCACCTCGGCAACCTGCCCCTCGCCGCCGCGTCCATCGGCCTCTCCGTCTTCGCCACCTTCGCCCTCGGATTCCTG CTCGGCATGGGGAGCGCGCTGGAGACGCTGTGCGGGCAGGCTTTCGGCGCCGGCCAGGTGGCCATGCTCGGCGTCTACCTGCAGCGCTCCTGGATCGTCCTCATCGGCGCCGCGCTCCTCATGGTGCCCTTCTACGTCTTCGCCGAGCCGCTGCTGCTGGCCCTCGGCCAGGACCCCGAGGTCGCGCGCGAGGCCGCCCGCTTCGCGCTCTACATCCTGCCCGGCGCCTTCTCCTTCGCCGTCAACTTCCCCACCGCCAAGTTCCTCCAGGCGCAGAGCAAGGTCCTCGTGCTCGCCTGGATCGGCATCGCCGGCCTCTGCTTCCACGTCGCGGTCACCTACGTCCTCGTCACCGTCCTCGGCTGGGGCTCCGCGGGCGCAGCCCTCGCCTACGACCTCTCGCTCTGGGCCATCGCGCTGGGCCAGGCGGCTTACATCATCGGCTGGTGCAAGGACGGCTGGAGGGGCTGGTCCATGGCGGCGTTCAACGACATGTGGGCCTTCGTCAGGCTCTCGCTCGAGTCCGCCGTCATGCTCTGCCTTGAGATTTGgtacctcggcatgatcaccgtcCTCACCGGCGACCTCCAGGACGCGCAGATTGCCGTCGACTCGCTTGGCGTCTG CATGAATATAAACGGATGGGAGGGTATGATCTTCATCGGCCTCAACGCTGCTATCAG TGTTCGGGTCTCCAATGAGCTGGGCTCTGGCCGTCCAAGGGCGGCGATGCACGCCGTCATCGTTGTCATCGGCGAGTCGTTGCTCATTGGGCTGCTCTGCATGGCCCTCGTGTTGATCTTCAGAGACAACTTCGCCAGCATCTACACTAGCGATGTGGAGCTCCGGCAGGCCGTCTCCAAGATTGCAGGACTGCTTGGCTTGACCATGGTGCTCAACAGCGTGCAGCCTGTGCTTTCAG GGGTGGCCATTGGAGGAGGATGGCAAGGCCTTGTTGCATACATCAACCTTGGCTGCTACTACATTTTCGGGTTGCCATTGGGATATCTCCTCGGCTACAAGTTCAACTATGGAGTTGGG GGGATTTGGGCTGGCATGCTTTGCGGGGTTGCACTTCAGACATTGATTTTGCTCGTCATAGTGTGGAGAACAGATTGGAACGCAGAG GCGGCGCTAGCTTCAAGCCGTGTCCGAAAGTGGGGTGGCACCGAAGCAACCAAACCTCTCCTGGAAGAGAATTAG